Genomic window (Kribbella jejuensis):
GCGCCGGACTGCGACCAGGCACAGCTGAAGCTGGACCCGAACGACAAGGTGTGGAAGGGCACGTACACGCTCCCGGCTGGTGAGCACGCCTACAAGGCGGCCATCAACAAGACCTGGGACGTCAACTACGGAGCCGGTGGTGTGCAGAACGGCGCCAACATCTCCTACACCGCACCGACCGGACCAGTCACCTTCTACTACGAGCACGGGCGGCACTACGTCACGTCGAGTGCGCAGGGGCCGATCATCACCGCGCCGGGTTCGTACCAGAAGGCACTGGGCTGCTCGGCCGACTGGGACCCGGCGTGCATGCGACCCTGGTTGACCGACGAGGACGGTGACGGGACCTACACGTGGTCCACCAGCGAACTGAAGGCGGGCAACTATGAGGCGAAGGTGGCGCACAACCTGTCCTGGGACGAGAGCTACCCGGCTCAGAACGTGCCGGTTGTGGTACCGAGCGACGGGCTGGTCGTCACGTTCTCGTACGTGCTCGCGACCCACCAGTTCACGGTGACCACCTCCAAGCCCGGTGCGCACCCGGACCTCAGCCAGGCGAAGGCGTACTGGATCGACCGGGACACCCTCGCCGTACCGGCCGTCGACCACCCGGAGCGGTACCGGTGGCGCCTGCACTGGTCGGACACCGGTTCGCTGAAGGTCGACGCGGACGACATCGGTGGTTCGTCGACGGCCCTGAGCTACGACCCTGCGGTCGTCAAGCCTGGGTACACCACGCTGCGACTGGACCATGCCGACGTCGAGAAGATCCTCACTGGGCAGCTGGGACTGGCGCAGTACGACGACACAGGGCGTCTGTTGGATGCCACCGGCGTACAGATCCCGGGTGTGCTCGACGACGTGTACGCAGGCGCCGTCAACCGCTCGTACGGTGTCACGTGGCAAGCAGGCAAGCCCACCTTCACGGTGTGGGCCCCCACTGCCCAGAACGTCCGTCTGCTGGTCGGCACCTCGGCTGTGCCGATGCACCGCAATTCAGATGGGTCCTGGGCGATCGCTGGACCGCGCTCTTGGAAGAACGCTTCGTACCGTTTCGAGGTCACGGTCTTCGCGCCCAGTACTGGAAAGGTAGAGAAGAACGTTGTCACGGATCCGTACTCGGTTGCGTTGACGACGGACTCGACCTACTCGGTGGCGGCGGATCTGAGTGATCCGGCGGGGAAGCCGGCGTTGTGGTCGAGCACTCCTTCGCCGAAGCTTGCACGACGTGTCGACTCGACGATCTACGAGCTGCACGTGCGGGACTTCTCCATCAACGACAGCACGGTGCCTGCGGCACACCGCGGTACCTACCTGGCCTTCGCGGACAACGGCAACGGCACGAAGCACCTGCGCTCGCTGGCAGCCGCCGGGCTCAACACCGTGCACCTGCTACCCACCTTCGACATCGCGTCGATCCCTGAGACCAACCAGCAAACGCCTGCCTGCGACCTGAAGTCCATGCCGGCCGACTCCGACCAGCAGCAAGCCTGTGTGACGGCCGTGGCAGCCAAGGACGGTTTCAACTGGGGCTACGACCCGTTCCACTGGCTGGCGCCGGAGGGGTCGTACGCAACACAGAAGGACGGCCTGCCACGAGTAGCCGAGTTCCGCACGATGGTGGGCGCACTGCACAAGTCCGGCCTGCGTGTGGTGTTGGACCAGGTCTACAACCACACCCCGGCCGCCGGTGAGGCGCCGACGTCGGTGCTCGACCAGATCGTGCCCGGGTACTACCAGCGGCTGGACGCGACCGGCAAGGTCGAGAACTCGACGTGCTGCAGCAATATCGCCACCGAGCACGCGATGGCCGAGAAGATCATGGTCGACGGCACGGTCAGCTGGGCCCGCAACTACCACGTGGACGGCTTCCGGTACGACCTGATGGGCCACCACTCCAAGGCGAACATGCTCAAGGTCCGCGCCGCGCTGAACAAGCTGACCCTGGCGAAGGACGGCGTCGACGGCAAGTCGATCTACCTGTACGGCGAGGGCTGGAACTTCGGCGAGGTGGCCGACGACGCGCTGTTCGTCCAGGCCCGGCAGGGCAATCTCGGCGGCACCGGGATCGGTACGTTCTCGGACCGGCTGCGGGACGCGGTCCGCGGCGGCGGGCCGTTCGACGACGACCCGCGGATCCAGGGCTTCGGCTCCGGCGAGGCGAGCGACCCGAACGGTGCCGCGGTGAACGGTACGCCGGCCGACCGCACGAAGCGGCTCGCCCACGACACCGACCTGGTTCAGCTCGGACTGGCCGGGAACCTGCGCTCGTTCACGTTCAAGTCGGTCTCGTCGGGCGCGGACGTCCGCGGCGACCAGGTCGACTACAACGGCACGCCGGCCGGGTACGCCGACCAGCCCGACGAGGTGGTGACGTACGTCGATGCCCACGACAACGAAACGCTGTGGGACACGCTGACGTACAAGCTGCCGGCCGATCTGCCGATGCCGGACCGGATCCGGATGAACACGTTGTCGTTGGCAACGACCGCGCTGGCGCAGACGCCGTCGTTCTGGCACGCCGGCGCCGACCTGCTGCGAAGCAAGTCGCTGGACCGCAACTCGTACGACTCCGGTGACTGGTTCAACACGCTCGACTGGACCGGCACGGACAACGGGTTCGGTCACGGCCTGCCGCCGAAGGCCGACAACGAGGCCAAGTGGCCGTTCATGAAGCCACTGCTCGCCAACCCGGCCCTCAAGCCGTCCGCGGCTGACGTCGCCACCGCTTCCGCGGCCGCGGCCGACCTGCTGAAGCTGCGGTTCTCCACTCCGCTGTTCCGGCTGGGGACCGCGGACCTGATCAACCAGAAGCTCACGTTCCCGGTGAGCGGTACGACGCCTGGCGTGATCACGATGCGGATCGACGACACAGTCGGCGCGGACGTCGACCCTGCGTTGAAGGGCGTCCTGGTCGTCTTCAACTCCACCAACGCCGCCGTCACACAGCAGGTCCCTGGGTTGACCGGCGCCAACCTCACCCTGTCGCCGATCCAGGCAGCTGGTTCAGACCCGGTAGTCAAGCAGACAACCTGGTCAGCAACCACTGCCACAGCAACAGTCCCACCGCGCACGGTCGCCGTACTGGTCCAACACTAAAGCGCGGCGAACCGAGCCGCCGCCACGAAGGCCGCCAATGCCAGCAGAACGGCATTGGCGGCCGTGGACCGCGGCTCACGCAGTGAGGAGTGCGAGGTTGCGGCGCCGACCATCACGACGCACAGGCCGACAGCTGCAAGCGGCGTGAGTACACGGGCCGTATCGGTGAGCCAGGGCGCGAGGAGCCCGATGACCGCCAGCAGTTCGCAGACAGCCACCAGGCGGACCAGTGGCATGGGGAACGGGGCGATGCCCGTCTGACCGGTGGCGATCAGGCGGGCACGCGACATGGTCGCCTTCAGCACGCCGGAGATCGTGAAGACAACTGCCAGCAATCCGGTGAAGATCCAGACGATGATGTTCATGAGGATTGTTGACGATCCGGCGATCCCCTGGGTGACACTGTCACTGCGTGACCCTGTCGATCGTCTGAGATGGTTGTGATGGAGGAACTCAGGCCGCTGCTGCTGTCGATCGCGTACCGGATGCTCGGGACGTTCGGTGACGCTGAGGACGTCGTTCAGGAGGCGTATCTGCGGCTGCATCGCGAGCCCGAGGTGACGTCGCCGAAGTCGTTCCTGACCACGGTCACCACCCGGCTCGCGATCGACCAACTGCGGTCCGCCAGGCGACAGCGTGAGCAGTACTTCGGTCCATGGCTGCCGGAACCTGCCGTGGACGAGTACGTCGACCTGGCGGACCGGGCCGCGCTCTCGGAGGTACGGCGCTTCGTCGCGGCCGCCGAGGACGGCGAACTGGACGCGTTGGTCGCGCTCCTCACCCCGGATGCGACGTTCACCGGCGACGGCGGCGGTAAGGGCGGCTTCCCCCGCCCGGTCCACGGTGCCGGCAACGTCGCGCGGTTGGTGATCGGCGCCTTCGGCAAGTTCCGCGGCCTGGCGACCGAGCCCGTGCACATCGGCGGTCAACCAGCGCTACGGATTCACGACGCCGCCGACCGCACCGTAGCGGTCTGGTCGTTCGTCGTTACCGAGGGCCGGATCGACGCTGTGCACGGCGTCGTGAACCCGGACAAGCTCACGCACGTCCAGCCGTCACGGTACTCGGACGACCAGGGCTGACTCGTCTACTTCGGCTACGAGGGTGGCGCCGTCGGGGATGGTGTCGCCGTCGAGTTGGCGGCGTACTGGGCGTTCGGCCTGGACCTGGAAGCGGTGGCCGGTGAAGCGTTCGACGTGCCGTTCGCGCCAGGACTTGATCAGCAGACCGAGGGCGAGCCGCGGCCAGTGGGCGATCCGGCGTGGGGCGAGGACGACCAGGTCGATCCGGCCGTCGTCGGGGACCGCGTCCGGCAGCAGCGGGATGTTCGCCTGCAGCGTGCCGACGTTG
Coding sequences:
- the pulA gene encoding pullulanase-type alpha-1,6-glucosidase; translation: MRGFRRWTAGFTAAAVVLLGLGTPTQAPAAAAAERVITLAGSLQSELGCPGDWDPGCDATSLGTSAPYTKVFDVPAGSYEYKVTVNKSWDENYGAGGVLNGQNIPLRIEGPAKLEFSYNDTSHLVTVKPVDLAGPTVTAADRTLATPSLRQGLTKERFYFLMADRFANGDTSNDAGGLTGDRLQTGLDPTDKGFYHGGDLAGVIQKLDYIKSLGTTAIWLTPSFKNRPVQGSGADVSAGYHGYWITDFTRIDPHLGTNADMKRLIDLAHRKGMKVFFDIITNHTADVIDYQSGNHGYISKATSPYKDAQGNVFDDKQYAAGDTFPQLDPNTSFPNVPIFHSKADETVKVPAWLNDPTLYHNRGDSTFAGESAEYGDFSGLDDLFTEQPKVRDGMIDVYKTWAEFGIDGFRIDTVKHVNIEFWQKFSPAILAAARGAGAKNFFMFGEVFDANPQFMSTYTTKGDLQATLDFGFQQNAVAYAKGDSSTKLQDFYADDDYYTDTDSNAYELPTFLGNHDMGRVGTFLKQGGASGQELLSRDELAHSLMYLTRGQPVVYYGDEQGFTGPGGDKDARQDMFATKTADYQDDEVVDGTGTTTIGSKDRYDVNAPMYKHIAALAQLRAKYPALSDGRQVNRYASNNIGLYAFSRLGSDNVEYLVVANNSKTAASATVPTYGQNTWFKPVYGLSRSIKTDREGRVSVSQGPLSVTVYQAQSKVPPRAKAPNVYMSSPELGATVGGRAEIAAAVPENTPATVTFGYRPVGTTEWKRLGSDDNAPYRVFQDVSGLPKGTLLEYRAVLRDGSGNYSVSGSYGVVGDAAAPGGGGGSTGPVVQPANVSVPGDHNTEMGCAADWAPDCDQAQLKLDPNDKVWKGTYTLPAGEHAYKAAINKTWDVNYGAGGVQNGANISYTAPTGPVTFYYEHGRHYVTSSAQGPIITAPGSYQKALGCSADWDPACMRPWLTDEDGDGTYTWSTSELKAGNYEAKVAHNLSWDESYPAQNVPVVVPSDGLVVTFSYVLATHQFTVTTSKPGAHPDLSQAKAYWIDRDTLAVPAVDHPERYRWRLHWSDTGSLKVDADDIGGSSTALSYDPAVVKPGYTTLRLDHADVEKILTGQLGLAQYDDTGRLLDATGVQIPGVLDDVYAGAVNRSYGVTWQAGKPTFTVWAPTAQNVRLLVGTSAVPMHRNSDGSWAIAGPRSWKNASYRFEVTVFAPSTGKVEKNVVTDPYSVALTTDSTYSVAADLSDPAGKPALWSSTPSPKLARRVDSTIYELHVRDFSINDSTVPAAHRGTYLAFADNGNGTKHLRSLAAAGLNTVHLLPTFDIASIPETNQQTPACDLKSMPADSDQQQACVTAVAAKDGFNWGYDPFHWLAPEGSYATQKDGLPRVAEFRTMVGALHKSGLRVVLDQVYNHTPAAGEAPTSVLDQIVPGYYQRLDATGKVENSTCCSNIATEHAMAEKIMVDGTVSWARNYHVDGFRYDLMGHHSKANMLKVRAALNKLTLAKDGVDGKSIYLYGEGWNFGEVADDALFVQARQGNLGGTGIGTFSDRLRDAVRGGGPFDDDPRIQGFGSGEASDPNGAAVNGTPADRTKRLAHDTDLVQLGLAGNLRSFTFKSVSSGADVRGDQVDYNGTPAGYADQPDEVVTYVDAHDNETLWDTLTYKLPADLPMPDRIRMNTLSLATTALAQTPSFWHAGADLLRSKSLDRNSYDSGDWFNTLDWTGTDNGFGHGLPPKADNEAKWPFMKPLLANPALKPSAADVATASAAAADLLKLRFSTPLFRLGTADLINQKLTFPVSGTTPGVITMRIDDTVGADVDPALKGVLVVFNSTNAAVTQQVPGLTGANLTLSPIQAAGSDPVVKQTTWSATTATATVPPRTVAVLVQH
- a CDS encoding DoxX family protein; this translates as MNIIVWIFTGLLAVVFTISGVLKATMSRARLIATGQTGIAPFPMPLVRLVAVCELLAVIGLLAPWLTDTARVLTPLAAVGLCVVMVGAATSHSSLREPRSTAANAVLLALAAFVAAARFAAL
- a CDS encoding sigma factor — encoded protein: MEELRPLLLSIAYRMLGTFGDAEDVVQEAYLRLHREPEVTSPKSFLTTVTTRLAIDQLRSARRQREQYFGPWLPEPAVDEYVDLADRAALSEVRRFVAAAEDGELDALVALLTPDATFTGDGGGKGGFPRPVHGAGNVARLVIGAFGKFRGLATEPVHIGGQPALRIHDAADRTVAVWSFVVTEGRIDAVHGVVNPDKLTHVQPSRYSDDQG